The Oceanibaculum indicum P24 genome has a window encoding:
- a CDS encoding acyl-CoA thioesterase, with product MSEQTEIAETRDRYPHFLSIPTRWKDNDIYGHVNNVEYYSFFDTVICTYLIRAGGLDIHRAPVIGVAVESKCTFRRSIAFPDVVEAGLRIGRLGNSSARYEIGLFREGEAEIAAHGYFVHVFVTRDTQKPVPIPAGIRSALERITVG from the coding sequence ACCCGCATTTCCTGTCCATCCCGACGCGCTGGAAGGACAACGATATCTACGGGCATGTGAACAATGTCGAATATTACTCCTTCTTCGACACGGTGATCTGCACCTACCTGATCCGCGCGGGCGGGCTGGACATTCACCGTGCCCCGGTCATCGGCGTGGCGGTGGAAAGCAAATGCACCTTCCGCCGCTCCATCGCCTTCCCCGATGTGGTGGAGGCCGGCCTGCGCATCGGCCGGCTCGGCAATTCCTCCGCGCGCTACGAGATCGGCCTGTTCCGCGAAGGCGAGGCGGAGATCGCCGCGCACGGCTATTTCGTGCATGTGTTCGTCACCCGCGACACGCAGAAGCCGGTGCCGATCCCCGCCGGCATCCGTTCCGCCCTGGAACGCATCACCGTGGGGTGA
- the argE gene encoding acetylornithine deacetylase, protein MTDTARAIAMIRRLVAFDTTSALSNLALIEDVKAYLAEYGIDSRLTFDEAHGKANLYATIGPKDKGGVVLSGHTDVVPVEGQIWATDPFEVVQKDGLLYGRGTSDMKSFIAIALALVPELVKMELKTPIHFAFSFDEEVGCFGVKHLIRDIVENFPLPRAVIIGEPTEMKLVTAHKGVQAYRVEVTGVAGHSSLPQNGVNAVFAATDLIQSVKAMQEAAKQRPSAEAFEPPYSSFNIGRIEGGTAGNIIPQNCNFSVEMRIVPEDDGAAMEAELRAAVEALDAELKAQSPKAGATMRLFAAVPPLKPESDGVAEALVRHLTGVNQTGVVAFATEGGLFQEAGISTVMCGPGSIVQAHQPDEFIAISQVEEGIAFMRKLFAWAEKTA, encoded by the coding sequence GTGACCGATACCGCACGCGCCATCGCCATGATCCGCCGGCTGGTCGCCTTCGACACCACCTCGGCGCTGTCCAACCTGGCGCTGATCGAGGATGTGAAAGCCTATCTGGCGGAATACGGCATCGACAGCCGGCTGACCTTCGACGAGGCGCACGGCAAGGCCAACCTCTACGCCACCATCGGCCCGAAGGACAAAGGCGGCGTGGTGCTGTCCGGCCATACCGACGTGGTGCCGGTGGAGGGCCAGATCTGGGCGACCGACCCGTTCGAGGTGGTGCAGAAGGACGGTCTGCTCTATGGCCGCGGCACCAGCGACATGAAGAGCTTCATCGCCATCGCGCTGGCCCTGGTGCCGGAGCTGGTGAAGATGGAGTTGAAGACGCCGATCCATTTCGCCTTCTCCTTCGATGAGGAGGTGGGCTGTTTCGGCGTGAAGCACCTGATCCGCGATATCGTCGAGAATTTCCCGCTGCCGCGCGCCGTCATCATCGGCGAGCCGACGGAGATGAAGCTGGTCACCGCGCACAAGGGCGTGCAGGCCTACCGCGTGGAGGTCACCGGCGTCGCCGGCCATTCCAGCCTGCCGCAGAACGGGGTGAATGCGGTGTTCGCCGCCACCGACCTGATCCAGAGTGTGAAGGCGATGCAGGAGGCGGCGAAGCAGCGCCCCAGCGCGGAAGCGTTCGAGCCGCCCTATTCCAGCTTCAATATCGGCCGCATCGAGGGCGGTACGGCGGGCAACATCATCCCGCAGAACTGCAATTTCTCGGTCGAGATGCGCATCGTGCCGGAGGATGACGGCGCAGCCATGGAAGCCGAGCTGCGCGCCGCCGTCGAGGCGCTGGACGCGGAGCTGAAGGCGCAGTCGCCGAAGGCCGGTGCCACCATGCGGCTGTTCGCCGCCGTGCCGCCGCTGAAGCCGGAGAGCGACGGTGTGGCCGAGGCGCTGGTGCGCCACCTCACCGGCGTGAACCAGACCGGCGTTGTCGCCTTCGCGACCGAGGGCGGGCTGTTCCAGGAGGCCGGCATCTCCACCGTCATGTGCGGCCCTGGCTCCATCGTGCAGGCGCACCAGCCCGACGAGTTCATCGCCATCTCGCAGGTCGAGGAAGGCATCGCCTTCATGCGCAAGCTGTTCGCCTGGGCGGAAAAGACGGCGTAG
- a CDS encoding TrkH family potassium uptake protein, whose translation MPALGPVLYIVGLVLALLAGVMVIPALVDALTGHEDWQVFAASALITLFAGVSLMLTTQGTRTVSLNLRQAFLLTTLLWLVVALFGALPFAFSDLKLSYTDAFFEAMSGVTTTGSTVIVGLDTAPPGLLLWRALLQWLGGIGIIVIAMGILPMLSVGGMQLFKTEAFDTPEKVLPRTARLAGGLGMLYAGITLAWTFMLYFAGMSGFDALAHAMTTVATGGYSTKDASIGHYDSALIDYIVVAGMLAGSLPFIAYLKAVRGDMRMLLQDSQVRWFLSITGAAVLLAGGWQFWTLETHPLEAVRHAAFNCISVMTGTGFATTDFGLWGGFGMSLMLFLMFLGGCAGSTTCGVKIFRIQIAYATARAQMKRLLRPHGVFIPHYNRKPVPEDVSTAVIGFLITYMLCFLLLSMLLGLLGLDFVTAISGAATAISNVGPGLGDIIGPAGNFSTLPDAAKWALSLAMLMGRLELFTVLILFAPSFWRG comes from the coding sequence GTGCCCGCTCTCGGTCCCGTTCTCTATATTGTCGGTCTGGTGCTGGCCCTGCTGGCCGGGGTGATGGTCATTCCCGCATTGGTGGATGCGCTGACCGGGCATGAGGACTGGCAGGTCTTCGCGGCCTCCGCCCTGATCACCCTGTTCGCCGGCGTGTCGCTGATGCTGACCACGCAGGGCACGCGCACCGTCAGCCTCAATCTGCGGCAGGCCTTCCTGCTGACCACGCTCTTGTGGCTGGTGGTGGCGCTGTTCGGCGCGCTGCCCTTCGCCTTTTCCGACCTGAAGCTGAGCTATACCGATGCCTTCTTCGAGGCGATGTCGGGGGTGACGACCACCGGCTCCACCGTCATCGTCGGGCTGGATACCGCCCCGCCGGGCCTGCTGCTGTGGCGCGCCCTGCTGCAATGGCTGGGCGGCATCGGCATCATCGTCATCGCCATGGGCATCCTGCCGATGCTGTCGGTCGGCGGCATGCAGCTGTTCAAGACCGAGGCGTTCGACACGCCGGAGAAGGTGCTGCCCCGCACCGCGCGGCTGGCCGGCGGGCTGGGCATGCTCTATGCCGGCATCACGCTGGCCTGGACCTTCATGCTGTATTTCGCCGGCATGAGCGGCTTCGACGCGCTGGCCCACGCCATGACGACGGTGGCGACCGGCGGCTATTCCACCAAGGACGCCTCGATCGGCCATTATGACAGCGCGCTGATCGACTATATCGTCGTGGCCGGCATGCTGGCCGGCAGCCTGCCCTTCATCGCCTATCTGAAGGCGGTGCGCGGCGATATGCGCATGCTGCTGCAGGACAGCCAGGTGCGCTGGTTCCTGTCGATCACCGGCGCCGCCGTGCTGCTGGCCGGGGGCTGGCAGTTCTGGACGCTGGAAACGCACCCGCTGGAGGCGGTGCGCCATGCCGCCTTCAACTGCATCTCGGTGATGACCGGCACCGGCTTCGCCACCACCGATTTCGGGCTGTGGGGCGGCTTCGGCATGTCGCTGATGCTGTTCCTGATGTTCCTGGGCGGCTGCGCCGGCTCCACCACCTGCGGCGTGAAGATCTTCCGCATCCAGATCGCCTATGCCACGGCGCGCGCGCAGATGAAGCGGCTGCTGCGCCCGCATGGCGTGTTCATTCCGCATTATAACCGCAAGCCGGTGCCGGAGGATGTCTCCACCGCCGTCATCGGCTTCCTGATCACCTACATGCTGTGCTTCCTGCTGCTGTCCATGCTGCTGGGGCTGCTGGGCCTCGACTTCGTGACCGCGATTTCCGGCGCGGCCACGGCGATCAGCAATGTCGGCCCCGGCCTGGGCGACATCATCGGGCCGGCCGGCAATTTCTCCACATTGCCCGACGCCGCCAAATGGGCGTTGTCGCTGGCCATGCTGATGGGCCGGCTGGAGCTGTTCACCGTCCTCATCCTGTTCGCGCCCTCCTTCTGGCGCGGCTGA